A single region of the Corticium candelabrum chromosome 15, ooCorCand1.1, whole genome shotgun sequence genome encodes:
- the LOC134190762 gene encoding uncharacterized protein LOC134190762: THYTGDRRGTSNEHVEVEPSPSQANSSTVWAKRRPAVLPDCFTGDPDLRWCDWLDDFELHAEVNEWDDTQRRQYLAVRLKGYPRELYRSLTAEEKPSYDSLKSALASHFEPLDQSELYRTEFRARTKRDDERLLEFAMPLRTLASLAFPKMAPAQRDLLSRDQFIDGLTEDDFRIRVRHAKPKSLDDAVKAALQLEAITRSEAKRGTEERAVKSSSAIPGVRFHEQLVTTMKEMTAALQGVSGDKPRDYRATRGRGQRGNEGKGLASGLRRTVECWRCGGIGQYQSQCPFFRL, translated from the coding sequence ACTCATTACACTGGTGACAGACGTGGGACGAGCAACGAGCACGTCGAAGTGGAGCCATCTCCATCTCAAGCCAACAGCAGCACAGTTTGGGCCAAACGACGCCCGGCGGTGCTGCCGGATTGTTTCACAGGCGACCCTGATCTGCGATGGTGTGATTGGCTAGACGACTTTGAGCTACACGCGGAGGTGAACGAGTGGGACGATACACAACGGCGACAATATCTTGCTGTACGGCTAAAGGGCTACCCGCGTGAACTCTACAGGTCACTTACCGCTGAGGAGAAACCTTCGTATGATTCGTTGAAATCGGCTCTAGCCTCTCATTTTGAACCTCTGGACCAATCGGAGCTTTACCGCACGGAGTTCAGGGCAAGAACCAAGAGGGACGACGAGCGACTTCTCGAGTTCGCCATGCCACTTCGCACATTGGCTTCCCTCGCTTTTCCAAAAATGGCGCCTGCACAAAGAGATCTGCTGTCGCGCGATCAATTCATCGATGGCCTGACTGAGGATGACTTCCGCATACGCGTTCGTCATGCAAAGCCAAAGTCGTTGGACGATGCAGTCAAGGCCGCCCTCCAATTAGAAGCAATCACTAGGTCGGAAGCCAAACGTGGTACGGAGGAACGGGCAGTGAAGTCATCCTCAGCGATTCCAGGAGTCCGTTTTCACGAACAGCTAGTCACGACGATGAAGGAAATGACCGCCGCCTTGCAGGGAGTCTCCGGGGACAAGCCTCGCGACTACCGCGCAACCAGAGGACGAGGGCAGCGAGGCAACGAAGGCAAAGGGCTAGCCAGCGGACTTCGTAGGACTGTAGAGTGCTGGAGATGTGGGGGGATTGGTCAATACCAATCGCAGTGCCCTTTTTTTAGGCTGTAG